The Dehalococcoidia bacterium genome window below encodes:
- a CDS encoding peptide chain release factor N(5)-glutamine methyltransferase — protein MNNLGHIRKIYKKKLDDVGITDSYQESIALLSFSLGISDLKIISENNLSISDNELKRIDLIFSKRLSKIPLAYITNEKIFNRYKFYVNENVLIPRFETEELVDNFLKFYRNSKTKGKRLIDIGTGSGIIPIILQKELPTLEYFGIEISLSAIKVAKRNIYLHKSKINLLNESIKESKIASIDFVLSNPPYIKSNILKNLSHEVKNEPKIALDGGKNGARVIKEIFEWEQNINKNNAVYLLLEIDEEIYKITKKLAEKFYPNNKIEFIEDMNKNLRFISISEN, from the coding sequence ATGAATAATCTAGGTCATATTAGAAAAATTTATAAAAAAAAACTTGATGATGTAGGTATTACTGATAGTTACCAAGAGTCTATAGCACTACTTTCTTTTTCTTTGGGTATTTCAGATCTAAAAATTATCTCAGAAAATAATCTTTCAATTTCAGATAATGAATTGAAGAGAATAGATTTAATTTTTTCAAAAAGACTCTCTAAAATTCCACTAGCATATATTACTAATGAAAAAATTTTTAATAGATATAAATTTTATGTTAATGAAAATGTGCTAATTCCAAGATTTGAAACAGAAGAGCTGGTAGATAACTTTTTAAAATTTTATAGAAATTCAAAAACTAAAGGTAAGCGGCTAATAGATATTGGGACTGGAAGTGGAATTATTCCTATAATCTTACAAAAAGAATTACCTACTTTAGAATACTTTGGTATTGAAATCAGTCTATCAGCTATAAAAGTTGCAAAAAGAAATATATATTTACATAAGTCTAAAATAAATCTACTAAATGAATCAATAAAGGAAAGTAAAATAGCTTCTATAGATTTTGTTTTGAGTAATCCACCTTATATAAAATCAAATATATTAAAAAATTTATCTCACGAGGTAAAAAATGAACCTAAAATTGCTTTAGACGGAGGGAAGAATGGGGCTAGAGTAATTAAGGAAATTTTTGAATGGGAACAAAATATCAATAAAAATAACGCTGTATACCTTCTTTTAGAAATTGATGAGGAGATATATAAGATTACAAAAAAACTAGCGGAAAAATTTTATCCAAATAATAAAATTGAATTTATTGAAGATATGAACAAGAATTTGAGATTTATTTCTATAAGTGAGAACTAA
- the prfA gene encoding peptide chain release factor 1, with protein MLNRLDEIKTRFKDLEVMMTKPEIISNQSQMTKISKEYRNLENVNELWSLYQNISNEIDQNKELINSEDSEISDLAILENTELDKELSKIYEKLNLALIPKDATDEADAIIEIRAGTGGDEAAIFGNDLLRMYTRYAETQNWKMNILSSSYSETGGIKEIVIEISGEGTFSRLKHESGVHRVQRVPKTESQGRIHTSTATVAVLPKSEEIDIEIKDDDIRTDVFHSGGAGGQNVNKVATAIRLTHSPSGIVVSCQNERSQLQNKMQAMEILKSKLWDLEIQKQQNEISQTRKSQVGSGGRSEKIRTYNYPQGRITDHRIKLTTHRLSEFMDGLIDEIIEPLMKDEQAKKMISNKSNE; from the coding sequence ATGCTAAATAGATTAGATGAGATTAAGACTAGATTTAAGGATCTAGAAGTAATGATGACCAAACCTGAAATAATTTCTAATCAATCACAAATGACTAAAATTTCTAAAGAATATAGAAATTTAGAAAATGTAAATGAATTATGGAGTTTATATCAAAATATATCAAATGAAATAGATCAAAATAAAGAATTAATAAATAGTGAGGATTCTGAAATATCAGACTTAGCAATTTTAGAAAATACAGAACTTGATAAAGAACTTTCAAAGATTTATGAAAAATTAAATTTAGCCCTAATTCCTAAAGATGCTACTGATGAGGCCGATGCAATAATAGAAATCAGAGCAGGAACAGGAGGGGATGAAGCAGCTATTTTTGGGAATGATCTTCTAAGAATGTATACAAGATATGCCGAAACACAAAATTGGAAAATGAACATATTGAGTTCAAGTTATAGTGAGACAGGTGGTATCAAAGAAATTGTAATAGAAATTTCAGGAGAAGGAACATTTTCCAGACTCAAACATGAGAGTGGCGTTCATAGAGTCCAAAGAGTCCCTAAAACAGAATCACAGGGCAGAATTCATACATCTACTGCAACAGTTGCTGTTCTCCCAAAATCAGAAGAAATTGATATTGAAATTAAAGATGATGATATTAGAACTGATGTTTTCCACTCTGGAGGTGCTGGTGGTCAAAATGTAAATAAAGTAGCTACTGCAATAAGATTAACTCATTCACCATCAGGTATTGTGGTCTCATGTCAAAATGAAAGATCTCAATTACAAAATAAAATGCAAGCAATGGAAATATTGAAATCTAAACTATGGGATCTTGAGATACAAAAACAGCAAAATGAAATTTCTCAAACTAGAAAGTCTCAGGTAGGTTCAGGTGGGAGGTCAGAAAAGATAAGAACCTATAATTATCCACAGGGCAGAATTACTGATCATAGAATTAAGCTTACAACTCATAGATTATCTGAATTTATGGATGGATTAATAGATGAAATCATAGAACCTCTTATGAAAGATGAGCAGGCTAAGAAAATGATCTCTAATAAATCAAATGAATGA
- the hisS gene encoding histidine--tRNA ligase, giving the protein MNYKAKRGTFDILPKDEDVWNIIQKTCFEIARLSGYNYIETPIFEDSKLFERTVGIDTDIVEKEMYSFEDKGGEYISLRPENTAGVCRAFIENGLHNTTLPSRLFYYGPMFRYERPQSGRFRQFHQFGVECIGDDSSSVDFEIIRIAWDILSKLKFTNIELNINSLGDPNDRFLYTESLKTYFLKYLNDLPKVDKLRLERAPLRILDSKEEITIKIAENAPKTLDYISSESLKHHEELILNLENLKSNNKSFNYRINNRLVRGLDYYNRTVFEYITDSQGPQGVLLGGGRYDPLIKILGGQDTPAVGFAMGIERLVNELKKNLTIENNFIDAVLIITDEELRIKSNQIANSFRENKIKTVIAPKKSIKAQMRFANNINAKSAVFVGKKELENNMISIKLLHKKSEQLEIDMNNITQIKAILEI; this is encoded by the coding sequence TTGAATTATAAAGCTAAAAGAGGAACCTTTGATATTCTTCCAAAAGATGAAGATGTATGGAATATTATTCAAAAAACTTGTTTTGAAATTGCAAGATTAAGTGGTTATAACTATATTGAGACCCCAATATTTGAAGATTCAAAATTATTTGAAAGAACCGTTGGAATTGATACAGATATTGTTGAAAAAGAAATGTACTCATTCGAAGATAAAGGTGGAGAATATATTAGCCTTAGACCAGAAAATACAGCAGGGGTTTGTAGGGCATTTATAGAAAATGGCTTACACAATACAACATTGCCATCAAGGCTATTTTATTATGGACCAATGTTTAGATACGAAAGACCTCAATCAGGAAGATTCAGGCAATTTCATCAGTTTGGAGTTGAATGCATAGGAGATGATTCATCAAGTGTTGATTTTGAAATTATAAGAATAGCTTGGGATATATTAAGTAAGCTAAAATTTACAAATATTGAGCTAAATATAAATTCCTTAGGAGATCCTAATGACAGATTTTTATATACTGAAAGTTTGAAGACCTACTTCTTAAAATACTTAAATGATCTACCTAAAGTAGACAAACTTAGATTAGAAAGAGCTCCGCTTAGGATACTTGATTCTAAAGAAGAAATAACTATAAAGATAGCTGAGAATGCTCCCAAAACACTAGATTATATTTCATCAGAAAGTTTGAAGCATCACGAAGAATTAATACTAAATTTAGAAAATCTAAAGTCTAATAACAAAAGCTTTAATTACAGAATAAATAATAGATTAGTTAGAGGGCTTGATTACTATAACAGAACAGTTTTTGAATATATAACTGATTCCCAAGGCCCTCAGGGAGTTTTACTTGGAGGAGGGAGATATGACCCTTTGATAAAAATTTTAGGAGGTCAAGATACACCTGCAGTGGGATTTGCTATGGGTATAGAAAGATTAGTAAATGAATTAAAAAAGAATCTTACCATAGAAAATAATTTTATTGATGCAGTTCTGATTATCACTGATGAAGAGCTAAGAATAAAATCTAATCAAATAGCAAATAGTTTTAGAGAGAATAAAATCAAGACTGTTATTGCTCCAAAAAAATCCATAAAAGCACAAATGAGATTTGCAAATAATATAAATGCAAAATCTGCAGTTTTTGTAGGTAAAAAAGAATTAGAAAACAATATGATATCAATAAAGTTATTACACAAAAAATCAGAGCAATTAGAAATTGATATGAATAATATAACTCAAATAAAAGCAATTTTAGAAATTTAG